One window of the Candidatus Zixiibacteriota bacterium genome contains the following:
- a CDS encoding conserved hypothetical protein (Evidence 4 : Unknown function but conserved in other organisms), which produces MYKKTDSDSEFCLVKKDYKAAYPDPLIAFEGDTLLIGKEDTEYPGWIWCKNFCGKSGWVPKNYISINHNRAILLRDYDATELSVSTGERLIILKEESGWYWCRNKNDQKGWVPRRNISVI; this is translated from the coding sequence ATGTATAAAAAAACAGATTCCGATAGCGAATTTTGTCTGGTAAAGAAAGATTATAAAGCGGCATACCCCGATCCCTTGATTGCTTTCGAGGGCGACACCTTGCTTATCGGAAAAGAAGATACTGAATACCCGGGCTGGATCTGGTGTAAAAACTTCTGTGGCAAAAGCGGCTGGGTGCCAAAAAATTATATTAGCATAAATCATAATCGCGCCATTTTGCTTCGTGACTACGATGCCACCGAATTGTCCGTATCAACTGGTGAGCGACTCATAATATTGAAAGAAGAGAGCGGATGGTATTGGTGTCGAAACAAGAATGACCAAAAAGGCTGGGTCCCCCGCAGGAATATTTCAGTAATCTGA
- the rbpF gene encoding putative RNA-binding protein RbpF (Evidence 3 : Putative function from multiple computational evidences), which translates to MNIYVGNLPRETEEGDLREMFEAFGRVSSINLIRDKFSGELRGFGFVEMGSKEEGMAAIAGLNGKEMHGNVLNVNEARPRGEGGGGGRGGFGGGGGRGGGRGFGGGGNRGGGGGGRRF; encoded by the coding sequence ATGAATATCTACGTGGGCAACCTGCCGCGCGAGACGGAGGAGGGCGACCTCCGCGAAATGTTTGAAGCCTTTGGTCGGGTTTCCAGCATCAACCTTATTCGGGACAAATTCAGTGGCGAGCTGAGAGGTTTCGGATTTGTGGAAATGGGCAGCAAGGAAGAAGGCATGGCGGCTATCGCCGGTCTTAATGGCAAGGAAATGCACGGCAACGTTCTCAACGTCAATGAAGCCCGTCCTCGCGGCGAAGGTGGCGGCGGTGGCCGTGGCGGTTTCGGCGGTGGCGGAGGTCGCGGCGGTGGCCGTGGCTTCGGCGGTGGCGGAAATCGCGGCGGTGGTGGCGGCGGAAGACGCTTCTAA
- a CDS encoding putative Pyruvate/2-oxoglutarate dehydrogenase complex, dehydrogenase (E1) component, eukaryotic type, beta subunit (Evidence 3 : Putative function from multiple computational evidences) gives MAFYEVRDYIKTLKSSRTSPSLDDYGGLDQETLLKMYHTMVLARRIELEEKIYLRKGISKFFIGCGGKELIDVVAARALRPGDPFIGYYRNKAFDLYRGVSIKEKLLEATGDPRSAATGGMLQQSHSSYPDLAILPQASPTGSHAMEAAGLGDAIKNSTPINGDLSDSPGGRFKKDAIVFCAIGEGATSSPEFGRAVFYSTFHRTANIFGIYNCGWAIATSVKEQFPDGNPTSCYIGMQKYGLLIKNFDGTDIKASIADFQAMLDHCRSGLGPAIANINVVRMESHSGSDDQSYYMAPDEQQYHIENDPLRKTARAFIEDGLFTVDELVGMFDKIDSDVKVISAEVTSDIRPKTMTDIITKVYSYRVETARDRWQKLVQKRADIRAKKYAEFHKKGYFSTAELPEHQPPMTLRKAINYTLFDIFTMTEDSLLFGEDVADFPREMFEKGAAILDHLKGKGGVFLVTQNLQRAFGPERVFNTPLDEAGILGRAVGHSYQGRVPFPEIQFLDYISPGYQQLKDRISTAYQRSNARVNLPMVIRTSYGGYKQGAGAMWHSEANLGAFINIPGLHVVVPSNAADAAGLLRTALVCGDPVLFCEAVALYNRRDWDGHNILAKYPPIEQTIPFGNAKIYNDEAKDLAIISYGITLPMALRAADMLAEKNINARILDLRTVKPIDWESINRAVKDCSRAIIVSEDRFHGGVGATISAYIADNLFDYLDAPIRLITARDARVAYGLDGDSLCLPQIPELVRIAEELMAY, from the coding sequence TTGGCATTTTATGAAGTTAGAGACTATATCAAGACTTTAAAATCATCTCGTACCAGTCCCTCGCTGGATGACTACGGTGGTCTCGATCAGGAGACTCTTTTAAAAATGTACCACACTATGGTCTTGGCTCGAAGGATTGAACTGGAGGAAAAAATATATCTTCGTAAAGGGATCTCGAAATTTTTTATCGGGTGCGGCGGCAAAGAACTCATTGATGTTGTCGCCGCCCGTGCCCTCCGCCCCGGCGATCCCTTCATCGGCTACTATCGCAACAAGGCCTTTGACCTCTATCGCGGGGTCTCTATTAAAGAGAAACTTCTGGAGGCGACCGGCGACCCCCGTTCCGCCGCTACAGGCGGGATGCTTCAGCAATCTCATTCCTCCTATCCCGATCTGGCGATATTGCCGCAGGCCTCTCCCACCGGCTCCCACGCCATGGAAGCGGCCGGTCTGGGCGATGCCATAAAAAATTCGACACCCATAAACGGGGACTTGTCGGACTCCCCCGGCGGACGTTTTAAAAAAGATGCCATTGTCTTCTGCGCTATCGGCGAAGGAGCCACCTCATCCCCCGAATTCGGTCGGGCTGTATTCTATTCCACTTTCCACCGGACCGCCAATATCTTCGGCATATACAATTGCGGCTGGGCAATTGCCACCAGCGTCAAAGAGCAATTTCCTGATGGCAATCCAACATCTTGCTACATAGGTATGCAGAAATACGGTCTGCTTATCAAAAATTTCGACGGAACCGACATAAAAGCATCCATTGCCGATTTCCAGGCCATGCTGGATCATTGCCGTTCTGGTCTCGGGCCCGCCATTGCCAATATAAATGTCGTCAGAATGGAATCACATTCCGGTTCCGATGATCAGAGTTATTATATGGCCCCCGATGAACAACAATATCATATCGAAAACGATCCCCTGCGCAAAACCGCCCGGGCGTTTATTGAAGACGGCCTCTTCACTGTCGACGAACTTGTAGGGATGTTCGATAAAATCGATTCCGATGTGAAAGTCATTTCCGCCGAAGTAACTTCTGATATTCGCCCCAAAACCATGACCGACATTATCACAAAGGTGTATAGTTATCGCGTCGAAACCGCGCGTGACCGGTGGCAAAAACTTGTCCAAAAAAGGGCGGATATAAGAGCCAAGAAGTATGCTGAATTTCATAAAAAGGGATATTTCAGTACCGCCGAATTGCCCGAACATCAGCCGCCGATGACTCTGCGCAAAGCCATAAATTATACCCTTTTTGACATCTTCACTATGACTGAGGACTCTCTCCTTTTCGGCGAAGATGTCGCCGATTTTCCCCGCGAAATGTTCGAGAAGGGCGCGGCCATACTCGATCACCTCAAAGGTAAAGGCGGTGTCTTTCTAGTTACCCAAAACCTGCAGCGGGCTTTTGGGCCGGAAAGAGTTTTTAATACCCCTCTTGATGAGGCCGGCATTCTGGGTCGGGCCGTCGGGCATTCCTATCAGGGACGAGTTCCCTTTCCTGAAATCCAGTTTTTGGATTATATCAGCCCCGGCTACCAGCAGTTGAAGGATCGCATCTCGACGGCCTACCAGAGATCAAATGCCAGAGTCAATTTACCAATGGTGATTCGGACTTCCTATGGCGGCTATAAACAGGGTGCCGGAGCGATGTGGCACTCCGAAGCCAATCTTGGTGCATTCATCAACATTCCCGGTCTTCATGTGGTCGTTCCTTCAAACGCCGCTGACGCCGCCGGGCTTCTTCGTACCGCCCTTGTCTGCGGTGACCCGGTTCTCTTTTGCGAGGCGGTTGCATTGTATAATCGACGCGATTGGGACGGACACAATATCCTGGCAAAATACCCTCCTATTGAGCAGACTATCCCTTTCGGCAACGCGAAGATCTATAACGATGAAGCGAAGGATTTGGCCATCATAAGTTATGGCATTACTCTGCCTATGGCCCTCAGGGCCGCTGATATGCTCGCGGAAAAAAATATAAATGCAAGGATTCTGGATTTGAGAACAGTTAAACCGATCGATTGGGAAAGCATAAATCGGGCTGTCAAAGATTGTTCCCGAGCCATTATCGTTTCTGAAGATCGCTTTCACGGCGGCGTAGGCGCCACCATATCCGCCTATATTGCGGATAACCTGTTTGACTACCTCGATGCCCCGATCCGCCTTATAACCGCCCGCGATGCTCGAGTCGCCTATGGTCTTGACGGTGATTCCCTCTGCCTGCCGCAAATCCCCGAACTGGTCAGGATTGCGGAGGAATTAATGGCCTATTGA
- a CDS encoding Isoprenylcysteine carboxyl methyltransferase, with product MRHFPLILIISLCWVLSEILLAVIRKSRGEGAGKLDKSSFRLLWLVIVLAITAGVSIATKGIGLVQAARQIAAYLGISLILAGLVIRWVSIITLGKYFTVNVNISAGHTIIKSGIYKYVRHPSYSGSLLSFLGLGIYFSNWASLVVIFIPITASFIYRIKIEEKALKIKFGREYEEYSSKTARLVPGLF from the coding sequence ATGAGGCACTTTCCCCTGATACTAATAATTTCTTTGTGCTGGGTTTTGTCGGAGATCCTTCTGGCGGTGATTAGGAAGTCGAGGGGAGAGGGGGCCGGCAAATTAGACAAGTCATCATTTCGTTTGCTCTGGCTGGTTATTGTTCTGGCCATCACAGCGGGAGTATCTATTGCGACAAAAGGGATCGGACTGGTGCAGGCAGCGCGCCAGATAGCGGCATATCTAGGGATTTCACTTATCCTGGCAGGTTTAGTTATAAGATGGGTGTCGATCATAACGCTGGGAAAATACTTCACAGTTAATGTAAATATATCAGCCGGCCACACAATTATAAAGAGCGGGATATATAAGTATGTAAGGCATCCGTCCTATAGCGGAAGTCTCTTGTCATTTTTGGGGTTGGGCATTTATTTTTCTAATTGGGCAAGCCTGGTGGTTATTTTCATTCCGATTACCGCTTCCTTTATTTACAGAATTAAAATTGAGGAAAAGGCGCTTAAGATTAAGTTCGGTCGGGAATACGAAGAGTATTCGTCGAAGACAGCCCGCTTGGTCCCCGGCCTGTTTTAA
- a CDS encoding conserved membrane hypothetical protein (Evidence 4 : Unknown function but conserved in other organisms): protein MTSYVTWVVGNPLLSAAIQFAILGTLGEVISFSLKRKRPALPCNQIQLAAKILAWAILGIVIKYGFTGMTGFTRALLEHNLLPSFMVAGVGFGFAVSVMTNFFFGPQMMFFHRLEDNLILWEWNMEGLKKAWWTLIWFWIPAHTITFSLPKEFQIGLAAIWSLALGIILGLAKKQ, encoded by the coding sequence ATGACATCTTATGTGACTTGGGTGGTGGGAAATCCGCTTTTATCGGCGGCTATTCAATTTGCAATTCTCGGGACTCTGGGCGAAGTAATTTCCTTTAGTTTAAAGAGAAAAAGGCCGGCTCTGCCCTGTAATCAGATCCAACTTGCGGCCAAGATATTAGCATGGGCCATTTTGGGGATTGTCATTAAATATGGTTTTACAGGAATGACAGGCTTCACCCGGGCTCTTCTGGAGCATAATCTGCTGCCCTCATTCATGGTCGCGGGTGTGGGATTCGGCTTTGCGGTATCTGTCATGACAAATTTTTTTTTCGGGCCGCAAATGATGTTTTTTCATCGCCTCGAAGATAATTTAATATTATGGGAATGGAATATGGAAGGGCTAAAGAAGGCATGGTGGACCTTGATCTGGTTCTGGATACCGGCGCATACGATAACGTTCAGTCTGCCGAAAGAATTTCAGATAGGATTGGCAGCGATATGGTCGCTGGCGCTGGGGATCATATTGGGTCTGGCGAAAAAACAATAG